A single Watersipora subatra chromosome 7, tzWatSuba1.1, whole genome shotgun sequence DNA region contains:
- the LOC137399246 gene encoding cathepsin B-like has product MRSLLAIIFLLGVSSAFKYYPNHQPLSAELEYYINHEIKTTWTAGKNFQAHGMTTSGLKRMCGVIEEPNGFKLPYKDFEEVNEGDLPEEFDSRTQWPNCSSITTIRDQGNCGSCWAFGAVEAISDRICIHSNGMNQPSISAENLLTCCWTCGMGCNGGYPQSAWSWWKRDGLVTGGAYGTNKGCQPYAIKPCEHHVNGTRQPCSGDEHTPKCTKECESSYSKSYKDDMWYGSSAYSVGPEVSQIQKEIMTNGPVEGSFTVYADFPSYKSGVYQHESGAALGGHAIRVLGWGTEEGTPYWLVANSWNYDWGNKGYFKILRGKDECGIESGIAAGMPK; this is encoded by the exons ATGAGATCTTTATTGGCGATAATATTTCTTTTGGGAGTGAGTAGTGCTTTTAAGTATTATCCAAATCACCAGCCATTATCTGCCGAGCTTGAATATTACATCAATCATGAAATCAAAACGACTTGGACCGCAGGAAAAAACTTTCAAGCTCATGGAATGACCACATCTGGATTGAAACGTATGTGTGGTGTTATCGAAGAACCCAACGGTTTCAAGCTCCCATATAAAGACTTTGAGGAAGTAAACGAAGGAGATTTACCGGAAGAGTTCGACTCTCGTACTCAGTGGCCCAATTGTTCAAGTATTAC AACTATCCGAGATCAGGGTAATTGTGGATCTTGCTGGGCATTTGGGGCTGTAGAAGCAATATCGGACAGAATTTGCATTCATAGCAATGGTATGAACCAGCCCAGCATTTCTGCTGAAAATCTGCTAACCTGCTGTTGGACTTGCGGAATGGGCTGCAACG GTGGTTATCCACAGTCTGCTTGGAGCTGGTGGAAAAGAGATGGCCTGGTTACTGGAGGAGCTTATGGCACTAACAAG GGCTGCCAGCCATATGCCATCAAACCTTGTGAGCATCATGTGAACGGAACAAGGCAGCCATGCAGCGGGGATGAGCATACTCCTAAATGCACAAAAGAGTGTGAATCATCTTATTCCAAGTCCTATAAG GATGATATGTGGTACGGTTCCTCGGCCTACTCGGTTGGACCCGAGGTCTCACAGATCCAGAAGGAGATAATGACCAATGGGCCAGTAGAGGGATCGTTCACTGTTTATGCCGATTTTCCTAGCTACAAATCTG GCGTTTATCAGCACGAGTCTGGTGCTGCTCTCGGTGGGCATGCCATCAGAGTCTTGGGATGGGGCACAGAGGAGGGCACCCCATATTGGCTTGTGGCCAACTCATGGAACTATGACTGGGGAAACAAAGGCTACTTCAAGATCCTAAGAGGAAAAGATGAGTGTGGAATAGAGAGTGGTATCGCGGCTGGCATGCCAAAGTAG